The following proteins come from a genomic window of Gammaproteobacteria bacterium CG11_big_fil_rev_8_21_14_0_20_46_22:
- a CDS encoding 6-phosphofructokinase (catalyzes the formation of D-fructose 1,6-bisphosphate from D-fructose 6-phosphate in glycolysis) translates to MMAKNAFYAQSGGVTSVINVSAAAVIETARQYAGQIGTVYAGYRGILGALEENLIDTAQFSPEQITALKHTPGGAFGSCRYKLKGLDENRKEYERLIEVFKAHDIGYFFYNGGNDSQDTANKVAQLSEAMGYPLQCIGIPKTIDNDLPITDCCPGFGSVAKYIATSTLECGLDVKAMSISTKVFIIEVMGRHTGWIAAAAGLARQADGQAPHIILFPEVPFDEAKFLAETQRCVEQHGYCVIAVSEGTKTADGKFIAESGLKDAFGHSQLGGAATVISELVKSKLGYKNHYAIADYMQRSARHLSSKTDFDQAYAVGKAAVEFAIAGKTAMMPVIIRTSNAPYEWHIEEAPLNKIANVEKMMPPEFISEDGFHITEAAREYLAPLTYGEAYPPYKNGLPSYEHLRFELIDKQCAPFKR, encoded by the coding sequence ATCATGGCGAAAAATGCTTTCTACGCCCAGTCTGGCGGCGTGACTTCAGTGATCAATGTGAGTGCTGCAGCAGTGATTGAAACCGCACGGCAATACGCAGGCCAAATAGGCACGGTATACGCTGGTTATCGCGGTATTTTAGGTGCGCTCGAAGAAAACTTGATTGATACGGCACAATTTTCGCCTGAGCAAATCACCGCGTTAAAACACACGCCAGGTGGTGCCTTTGGTTCTTGCCGCTATAAGCTCAAAGGTTTGGATGAAAACCGTAAAGAATACGAGCGCTTGATCGAAGTGTTTAAAGCGCATGATATTGGCTACTTTTTTTATAACGGCGGTAATGATTCCCAAGACACGGCCAATAAAGTGGCCCAATTGAGTGAAGCCATGGGCTACCCGCTGCAATGCATCGGCATCCCCAAAACGATTGACAACGATTTACCCATCACCGACTGCTGCCCGGGCTTTGGCTCAGTAGCAAAATACATCGCAACCTCCACGCTAGAATGCGGCCTGGATGTGAAAGCCATGTCGATTTCCACCAAAGTGTTCATCATCGAAGTGATGGGGCGACACACAGGCTGGATTGCAGCCGCCGCAGGCTTAGCACGCCAAGCAGACGGCCAAGCACCGCACATTATTTTATTTCCCGAAGTGCCGTTTGATGAGGCGAAATTTTTAGCCGAAACACAACGCTGTGTTGAGCAACACGGTTACTGTGTGATTGCCGTGTCTGAAGGCACTAAAACGGCCGATGGTAAATTCATCGCAGAATCCGGCTTGAAAGATGCCTTTGGTCACTCACAATTAGGTGGCGCTGCTACAGTGATTTCTGAATTGGTTAAATCCAAGCTCGGTTATAAAAACCATTACGCGATTGCCGATTACATGCAGCGCTCCGCTCGCCACTTAAGTTCTAAAACCGACTTTGACCAAGCCTATGCTGTGGGTAAAGCCGCCGTGGAGTTTGCCATTGCCGGCAAAACGGCCATGATGCCGGTGATCATTCGCACATCGAATGCGCCGTATGAATGGCACATCGAAGAAGCGCCGTTAAACAAAATCGCGAACGTGGAAAAAATGATGCCGCCTGAGTTTATTTCAGAGGATGGCTTTCATATCACAGAAGCCGCGCGCGAATACTTAGCGCCACTGACATACGGTGAAGCGTATCCACCGTATAAAAACGGTTTGCCGAGCTATGAGCATTTACGCTTTGAACTCATTGACAAACAATGCGCCCCTTTTAAACGTTAA